A genomic region of Kribbella sp. NBC_00382 contains the following coding sequences:
- a CDS encoding VWA domain-containing protein — translation MADDERMRRWRMVLGSEADPETGTELSTSDRSIDAALAALYDAERGEPGTKRSAGLGSSAPRVARWLGDIRQYFPSTVVQVMQRDAVERLGITRMLMEPELLNAVEPDVHLVSTLLALNEVMPEETKHTAREVVGRVVAELEARLAERTRAAVSGALDRAGRTGRPRHSDIDWDRTIRANLKHFSPTLGTIVPDRLVGYARRNHSVQRDVVLAIDQSGSMAESVVYASLFGAVLGSMRALRTSLVVFDTAVVDLTEELDDPVDVLFGTQLGGGTDINRAVAYCEQLITRPGETVMVLISDLYEGGIREELLRRARNLVESGVQLIALLALSDSGTPSYDAENAAALADLGVPTFACTPELFPDLMAAAIRRDDISAWAASNID, via the coding sequence ATGGCGGACGACGAACGCATGCGGCGCTGGCGGATGGTCCTCGGCAGCGAGGCCGACCCGGAGACCGGTACGGAACTTTCCACCTCCGACCGCTCCATCGACGCCGCGCTGGCCGCCTTGTACGACGCCGAGCGAGGCGAACCGGGTACCAAGAGATCCGCCGGTCTGGGGTCGAGTGCGCCACGCGTCGCCCGCTGGCTGGGCGACATCCGGCAGTACTTCCCCAGCACCGTCGTCCAGGTGATGCAGCGCGACGCGGTCGAGCGCCTCGGCATCACCCGGATGCTGATGGAACCCGAGCTGCTCAACGCGGTCGAGCCCGACGTCCACCTGGTCAGCACGCTGCTCGCGCTCAACGAAGTCATGCCCGAGGAGACCAAGCACACCGCCCGCGAGGTGGTCGGCCGGGTCGTCGCCGAGTTGGAGGCCCGACTGGCCGAGCGCACGCGAGCAGCGGTGAGCGGTGCACTCGACCGAGCCGGCCGGACCGGGCGGCCGCGGCACTCGGACATCGACTGGGATCGGACGATTCGCGCCAATCTCAAGCACTTCTCGCCGACGCTCGGCACGATCGTCCCGGATCGGTTGGTCGGGTATGCCCGGCGCAACCACAGTGTGCAGCGGGACGTAGTACTGGCGATCGATCAGTCGGGGTCGATGGCCGAATCTGTCGTCTACGCGAGCCTGTTCGGGGCGGTACTGGGCTCGATGCGCGCCTTGCGGACGAGCCTGGTCGTCTTCGACACGGCCGTCGTCGACCTCACCGAGGAGCTGGACGACCCGGTGGACGTGCTCTTCGGCACCCAGCTCGGTGGTGGCACGGACATCAACCGCGCCGTCGCGTACTGCGAACAGCTCATCACCCGGCCGGGCGAGACGGTGATGGTGCTCATCAGCGACCTGTACGAAGGCGGCATCCGCGAGGAACTGCTCAGAAGGGCCCGCAATCTGGTCGAGTCCGGCGTCCAGCTGATCGCGTTGCTGGCGCTCTCGGACTCGGGCACTCCGTCGTACGACGCCGAGAACGCGGCTGCCCTCGCGGACCTCGGCGTACCGACCTTCGCCTGTACCCCCGAGCTCTTCCCCGACCTGATGGCGGCCGCGATCCGCCGCGACGACATCTCCGCCTGGGCAGCGTCGAATATCGATTGA
- a CDS encoding methionyl-tRNA formyltransferase produces the protein MRIVTMNAFLPGYHNIAGWAEEHGHEIVLVVTPPAGASDRYDAAAPPFVVGLPRTANVLVTSKLKTVAAPVIAALEPDLVISAAFPRLIPAEILKIPTYGAVNLHPSPLPAGRGPNPVRLVYEGATTVGATLHRTEAEFDTGAILSQRERPLPENVTGPAIFQAWREMLREVLVEGAARALAGESGTPQDPAVASEAPMFTPEEEVLRLSDPGAVLVRKSAALNVLAAKSKVIVAGTKQSVRRIELVSAGEESSQAGEIITYHTDGWTVRSGDGVVRLYTT, from the coding sequence ATGCGGATCGTGACGATGAACGCCTTCCTGCCCGGCTACCACAACATCGCCGGGTGGGCCGAGGAGCACGGCCACGAGATCGTGCTGGTGGTGACGCCACCAGCCGGTGCCAGCGACCGGTACGACGCGGCTGCGCCGCCGTTCGTGGTCGGACTGCCGCGGACCGCGAACGTACTGGTCACCAGCAAGCTCAAGACGGTGGCCGCGCCGGTGATCGCCGCGCTGGAGCCCGATCTGGTCATCTCGGCCGCGTTCCCTCGGCTGATCCCCGCAGAGATCCTGAAGATCCCGACGTACGGAGCGGTGAACCTGCACCCGTCGCCGCTACCGGCCGGGCGGGGACCGAATCCGGTCCGGCTGGTCTACGAAGGCGCCACCACGGTGGGCGCGACGCTGCATCGGACCGAGGCCGAGTTCGACACCGGCGCGATCCTGAGTCAACGCGAGCGGCCGTTGCCCGAGAACGTCACCGGTCCGGCGATCTTCCAGGCCTGGCGCGAGATGCTGCGCGAAGTACTGGTCGAAGGTGCCGCGCGGGCGCTTGCTGGTGAGTCTGGGACTCCGCAAGATCCGGCGGTGGCTTCGGAGGCGCCGATGTTCACGCCGGAGGAAGAGGTGCTGCGGCTGAGCGATCCGGGCGCGGTACTGGTCCGGAAGTCCGCCGCTCTCAACGTGCTCGCCGCGAAGAGCAAGGTGATCGTGGCCGGGACGAAGCAGTCCGTTCGCCGGATCGAGCTCGTATCGGCCGGTGAGGAGTCGTCGCAGGCGGGCGAGATCATCACGTACCACACAGACGGCTGGACGGTCCGGTCCGGCGACGGAGTGGTCAGGTTGTACACGACCTGA